The DNA segment CGAATACCAGCTCGTCCTGTCCGCCCACGGTGTTGGTGTACGTCAGGATCACGCCGTTCTCGCGCGCGCGGGTCGCCAGCATCTGCTCGCGATAGCGGCTCTTGCCCACGTGAAAGGGGGAGGCGTTGATGTTGACGATCACCTCCGCGCCGGCCCACGCCTGGATTCTGGCCGGTCCCTCCGGCAACCAGATGTCTTCGCAAATATTCACCCCCAAAACCGTGCCGTTCAGCGTCACGACGGGGAGCCTGCGGCCCGGATGAAAATACCGGCTCTCGTCGAACACGCCGTAGTTCGGCAAGAACCATTTGCTGTAAGTGGCTGCCACGCGCCGCTCCCCGATGACGGCGGCCGCGTTGTAGAGCTCGTGGCGTCCGGCCGGGACGACCGTCGGCGACACGCTCTTGTGATCCGACGCTCCACCTTGTCCCACATAGCCGACGACCGCCGCCAGACCTCGACACTCGCGGGCCACCTGTTGCAACGCCAGACGATTGTCTTCGACGAAACGGGGCTTCAACAGGAGGTCTTCGGGCGGATAGCCCGTCACCGCCAATTCCGGAAATGCCGCCAGATCCGCTTTGGCCTTTCTGGCCTCGCGAAGCCACCCGATGATCCTCTTGACGTTGCCGTCCAGATCGCCCACCGTGGGATTCATCTGGACCATGGCGATACGAAACGAGCGCATATCTGCTCTCGGGGATATAGTCTTCAGTTTTCAGCTTTCAGCTATCAGCAAAAAGGGATGCACTCCTCTCTTTTTAAGCTGACGGCTTCCATCCAAAAAAAAACGCCCTCAATCCCGCCGGGGGACCGAGGACGTCGTTGTCCGTCGACCAGTACGTTGTCTTCGCTGATGTGGAGACTCCGTTGTCTCCAAAAAACGGCGCCAGGATACCACCGGGCCCGCACGGCTGTCAAACCCCCTTTGGCAGGAAAATCCGGTCAATATTTGCGCCACACAACGGGCGGCAGGTTCCACAGTTCCCGCCGCACGGCCGCCCACAGTCTCTGCTGCGCTGCGGCGAGATCCGGCGCGGACCGAGCAACCAGTTTGACGGCCAGTCCGGGAACAGCCGGCTGCGAGACTCCGCCGAGGATTCGCCCGGACCGCTCATCAAGGATCAGTGCCAGCTTCTCTTCCAGTCGCTTCCAGGCCTCTTCGCCGATGGCATCGCCGACCGCATAGAACGAAGCGACATAGTTCCACGGTTCGACCAGCCCCACCCCGCCGGAGCGGTCGTCTGGACAAAGCATGTACCGCTCCAAGACCGACGCGCCTGATGCCGTCCTGATTCGAATCTCGTTGTCGAGACTTGCGAACGCCCATCGCTCGCCGCCGGCGATCCGCCCCGACGCGATCGCGTCCCAAAGCACGGCCGTCGCCCCCGGCTCAAGAGTGACCTGAACGGCCTGGCGAAACCGTGAACCGGCAAAAGGAATGGTCGGTTCCGGTATCCACTCGAGGATCGCGTCCGGTCCGACTGATATCTCGATGACTTGCGCGGACGGCGCTCCCAGCGAGCGGTAGACCTTGTTCGCGGAAGGCGTGGACATGAGCACGTGTGCGCGCGTCCCCAGGGACAGGTCGATGGCCAGATGGTCGCCGCCGACCAAGCCTCCGGAGGGATTGAGCAGCAGCGTATAGGCGCATCCCGTCTCATCGAGATAGATGGGCGGGAAGAGATGCCAGGGCGTGCGGCAGGATGACCGGGAAAGCACCGTCCGCGGCCCCTGTCGCACATACATGAGCGTGAGCTTCCCCTTCCGGCCGACGGATGAGAGTTCGGAAAAGTTCAAGATTCGAGGTTCGAGGTTCGATTCAAGCAGAGAGCCGCTTTTCAACTTCGAACTTCGAACATCGAACATGTGAGACAGCCTCTCAACCTAAACTTCAGCCTTAGCCTTTCTCTCCAGCCGCTGCTCGACCCAGTCCACGACGCGATCCAGTCCATCGCCGGTCAGGAGATTGGTAAAGACGAACGGCAGGTCGCCGCGCATGCGGCGGCTGTCCCGGTCCATCACCGTGAGATCGGCCCCGACGTACGGAGCTAAGTCGATCTTGTTGATCACCAGCAGATCCGACCGCGTGATGCCCGGCCCCCCCTTGCGCGGGATCTTGTCGCCTTCCGCCACATCGATCACATAGATGACATAATCCACGAGTTCCGGGCTGAACGTGGCCGCGAGGTTGTCGCCGCCGCTCTCGACGAAGAGCAGCTCCACGTCCGGATGGCGCCGTATGAGGTCGTCGATGGCTTCCTGATTGTGCGACGCGTCCTCGCGGATAGCGGTATGCGGACAGCCGCCGGTCTCCACACCGAGGATGCGGTCCTGCGGCAACACGCCGCGTTTGGTCAGAAACTCCGCGTCTTCTTTCGTGAAGATATCGTTCGTCACGACGGCAAGGCTATAGCGATCGCGCAACCGCTTGCAGAGCGCCTCGACCAGCGCGGTCTTGCCGGACCCCACCGGCCCGCCGATGCCGATGACCGGAATGTGCTTGGCGCGGGCCTGCGTCGGCTTTCCACCGCCGTGATGACCGTGCTGGTGATGATGCTGGCCGCCCATGGAAAAGCTCTCAGCTATTAGCTCGCCCCCACCCTTTCCTCCCCCTACTAAGGGGAGGGCTAGGGAGAGGGTCACGATCGAAAAAGCCGCGACTCCAGCCGGCTGTGCCGCATGGCGTAAATGTCCTGCACCGGCGACCAGGACATCAGAACGGACCGGCCCTGCACCTGCCGGCTCAGCTCCGTCAGAAGGAGAGCCCAGCTCTCCAGCAACCGCTGGCCTTCGCGCTGGCCCACCGGCAGCAGCTTCATCGCGGCGGAGACGAACCCGACGGCCGTCTGATAGAGATAGGCCGCGATCGTGTCGGTTCGTGTCCACCCGCAGGCGGCCAGTGCCAATCCGATGCTTACGGGCAAGTGTCCCGGAGTGCGATCCTCTTCAATCGCCGTTCGGAATTCCTCAAGAAGCCGGTGTTCTCTGAACTGGTCCGCCGCCACCCGGATCACCTGCCGTCCCATTTGCCGGCTCGCCATCCGTGACTCACGCCCAATCTTCATCGCGTCTAGTTCACGATCAACCTTTAGCGCGGCCTCCAACCTGCCGGTCGCGACCGCCTGGTGAGCGACCGCCACGGCGACCGCTTCACGGCGGCGTATGCCTCCGCGAAACAGATCCTTGACATACCGGGACAGGTCATCGACATTGCGCACCGCCCCACCCTGCACCGCCGCTTCCAACCCCGAAGAAAACGCATACCCCCCGGACGGAAAGAAGCTGTCGATAAAGCGGAGGCCACGCAGGAGTGAAAGAGTATCCATGAATAACAGCGCGTCGCTATGCGTAAGGCGTCATGCGCGAAGCGTAAAGCCCCTCCTTCTCAGCCT comes from the Nitrospirota bacterium genome and includes:
- a CDS encoding urease accessory protein UreD, with the protein product MFDVRSSKLKSGSLLESNLEPRILNFSELSSVGRKGKLTLMYVRQGPRTVLSRSSCRTPWHLFPPIYLDETGCAYTLLLNPSGGLVGGDHLAIDLSLGTRAHVLMSTPSANKVYRSLGAPSAQVIEISVGPDAILEWIPEPTIPFAGSRFRQAVQVTLEPGATAVLWDAIASGRIAGGERWAFASLDNEIRIRTASGASVLERYMLCPDDRSGGVGLVEPWNYVASFYAVGDAIGEEAWKRLEEKLALILDERSGRILGGVSQPAVPGLAVKLVARSAPDLAAAQQRLWAAVRRELWNLPPVVWRKY
- the ureG gene encoding urease accessory protein UreG, translating into MGGQHHHQHGHHGGGKPTQARAKHIPVIGIGGPVGSGKTALVEALCKRLRDRYSLAVVTNDIFTKEDAEFLTKRGVLPQDRILGVETGGCPHTAIREDASHNQEAIDDLIRRHPDVELLFVESGGDNLAATFSPELVDYVIYVIDVAEGDKIPRKGGPGITRSDLLVINKIDLAPYVGADLTVMDRDSRRMRGDLPFVFTNLLTGDGLDRVVDWVEQRLERKAKAEV
- a CDS encoding urease accessory UreF family protein; translation: MDTLSLLRGLRFIDSFFPSGGYAFSSGLEAAVQGGAVRNVDDLSRYVKDLFRGGIRRREAVAVAVAHQAVATGRLEAALKVDRELDAMKIGRESRMASRQMGRQVIRVAADQFREHRLLEEFRTAIEEDRTPGHLPVSIGLALAACGWTRTDTIAAYLYQTAVGFVSAAMKLLPVGQREGQRLLESWALLLTELSRQVQGRSVLMSWSPVQDIYAMRHSRLESRLFRS